In Nicotiana tabacum cultivar K326 chromosome 2, ASM71507v2, whole genome shotgun sequence, the following proteins share a genomic window:
- the LOC107774670 gene encoding uncharacterized protein LOC107774670: MSEATNYQMPYSLRRLFATLLVYCNPVNPIELWKQFEDSMSEDFKILSNMNAKDIRFMALNHINDILHLMGRDINEYNMIHEKSKPSAVVRETNDCQFERNIIVREEDLLLERKLNTEQRKAYDTILNRIFSNKSVAFFVDGPEGPGKTFLYRALLAAIRSKGFVALATTSSGVAASILPEGRTAHYRFKFFIDIDEQYSCNISKQSTLATLIRDAKLIVWDEVSMTKEKVIETFDILLKDLMDTNALFGGKVVVFDGHFRQTLPVIRSGKKEDFIQESLLYSEIWNQLEKLRLSENMCAKTDPTFCEYLMRIGNGQEKTYSYDKIEIPDCFVIPFIFENQSLDLLFRVTYIDLHRCFSDASSMTSRVILTTKNDFFNEINDLLISQFPGDPKTYVAFDETIETNDQSQYEDFLHTLYPASLPPHILTLKRNCPIMLL, translated from the coding sequence ATGTCTGAAGCTACAAATTATCAAATGCCATATAGTTTAAGGCGTTTGTTTGCAACATTATTGGTATATTGTAATCCTGTTAATCCAATAGAACTTTGGAAACAATTTGAAGATTCAATGTCCGAAGATTTTAAGATTCTATCTAACATGAATGCTAAAGATATTCGTTTTATGGCTTTAAATCATATCAATGATATTTTGCATTTGATGGGACGTGATATTAATGAATATAATATGATTCATGAGAAGAGTAAACCTTCAGCTGTTGTTAGAGAAACCAATGACTGTCAGTTTGAAAGAAACATCATTGTTAGAGAAGAAGATTTGCTTCTAGAGAGAAAATTAAATACCGAACAGCGAAAAGCGTATGACACTATTCTTAATAGAATATTTTCTAACAAATCAGTAGCATTTTTCGTTGACGGACCTGAAGGACCTGGAAAAACTTTTCTATACCGTGCTTTATTAGCTGCTATACGATCAAAAGGTTTTGTCGCTTTAGCAACAACAAGTTCAGGTGTTGCGGCTTCGATCCTCCCAGAAGGACGAACTGCTCACTAccgttttaaattttttattgataTCGATGAACAATATTCTTGTAACATTAGTAAGCAAAGCACACTTGCAACTTTAATACGTGATGCAAAACTGATTGTCTGGGATGAAGTATCTATGACAAAAGAGAAAGTGATAGAAACTTTTGATATTCTCTTGAAGGATCTAATGGATACGAATGCTCTATTTGGAGGAAAAGTGGTCGTTTTCGATGGTCATTTTAGACAAACTCTCCCGGTTATTAGGAGTGGGAAAAAAGAAGATTTTATTCAAGAAAGCTTATTATATTCTGAAATTTGGAATCAACTTGAAAAATTACGATTGTCAGAGAATATGTGTGCAAAGACAGATCCTACCTTTTGTGAGTATTTGATGAGAATAGGAAATGGACAAGAAAAAACATATAGCTATGACAAAATTGAAATCCCTGATtgttttgttatccctttcatttTTGAAAATCAATCATTAGATCTGTTGTTTAGAGTTACTTATATAGATCTGCATAGGTGTTTTTCTGATGCATCTTCTATGACTTCGCGTGTAATTCTGACAACCAAAAATGACTTTTTTAATGAAATAAATGATTTGCTCATATCTCAATTTCCTGGCGATCCTAAAACATATGTTGCATTTGATGAGACTATTGAAACAAACGATCAAAGTCAATATGAAGATTTTTTGCATACTTTATATCCTGCTAGTTTACCTCCCCATATATTAACCTTGAAAAGGAATTGTcctattatgttgttatga